A genomic stretch from Antarcticibacterium flavum includes:
- a CDS encoding Hsp20/alpha crystallin family protein: MSLIKRNEANWLPSVFDDMFKTDWLGGTTNVNSIGTSIPAVNIHESDENFLVAVAAPGKSREDFKIELDNDVLTISSEEKKENEPSEKNGRYTRREFSYSTFKRAFSLPETVDNEKISASYNNGVLEINLPKREEAKVQPKRMIEIA, translated from the coding sequence ATGAGTTTAATAAAGAGAAATGAGGCCAACTGGCTGCCATCTGTTTTCGATGATATGTTTAAAACAGATTGGTTAGGAGGTACTACAAATGTAAATAGTATAGGTACCAGTATCCCTGCAGTGAACATTCACGAAAGTGATGAAAATTTCCTGGTAGCAGTAGCAGCTCCCGGAAAATCAAGAGAAGATTTTAAGATCGAACTTGACAATGATGTGCTGACCATTTCTTCGGAAGAGAAGAAGGAAAACGAGCCTTCAGAAAAGAATGGAAGATATACCCGCAGGGAATTTAGCTACAGTACTTTTAAAAGGGCCTTTAGCTTACCTGAGACTGTAGACAATGAGAAAATCTCTGCTTCGTATAATAATGGGGTCCTTGAGATCAACCTTCCTAAACGGGAAGAAGCAAAAGTACAGCCAAAGCGAATGATCGAGATTGCATAA
- a CDS encoding COX15/CtaA family protein, giving the protein MKDNKKVVYWLFTGCFLIFIMVIVGGITRLTQSGLSISDYKLISGTIPPLNEEEWIAEFELYKQYPEYQKLHYHFELEDFKQIYFWEWLHRVLGRLIGLVFIIPFIFFLLTRQLTSSTIKKSIILLFLGGFQGFLGWYMVKSGLVDIPAVSHYRLAAHLTTAFITFAYTFWVALDLIYPKRKTINKAMRNVVRWGMAILLLQIIWGAFVAGLDAGLIHNTWPMMNEGKFMHETVYIEQSPVWKNFIEGKSGVQFVHRYLAFFVVGIIAYIWYRSRQIALTALQQKAINALLILVFVQFLLGVLTLIYAVPVWLGVAHQVGAFFLLAGMTFTLHRFTR; this is encoded by the coding sequence ATGAAAGACAATAAGAAGGTTGTTTACTGGTTGTTCACAGGTTGTTTTTTAATATTTATTATGGTGATCGTAGGCGGGATCACGCGGCTTACACAAAGTGGCCTCTCCATTTCAGATTATAAATTGATTAGCGGCACAATCCCACCACTTAACGAGGAAGAATGGATTGCAGAATTTGAGCTTTACAAACAATACCCCGAATATCAAAAGCTTCATTACCATTTTGAACTTGAAGATTTTAAACAGATCTATTTCTGGGAGTGGCTACACAGGGTTCTGGGAAGGCTCATTGGCCTGGTATTTATAATCCCGTTCATATTTTTTCTTTTAACCAGGCAACTTACCAGTTCTACTATAAAAAAATCCATCATCCTGCTGTTCCTAGGTGGGTTCCAGGGATTTTTGGGTTGGTACATGGTCAAAAGCGGCCTGGTAGATATTCCCGCAGTGAGCCACTACAGGCTTGCGGCCCACTTAACCACAGCCTTTATAACTTTTGCCTACACCTTTTGGGTAGCTTTGGACCTTATATACCCTAAGCGAAAGACAATTAATAAGGCCATGCGAAATGTGGTGAGATGGGGAATGGCAATCCTGCTGCTGCAAATCATTTGGGGAGCTTTTGTCGCGGGTCTTGATGCAGGTCTTATTCACAATACCTGGCCAATGATGAACGAAGGTAAATTCATGCACGAAACAGTTTATATTGAGCAAAGCCCGGTATGGAAGAATTTTATTGAAGGTAAAAGCGGGGTGCAGTTCGTGCACCGTTACCTGGCATTTTTTGTGGTAGGGATCATCGCCTATATATGGTATCGTTCCAGACAAATTGCATTGACTGCCCTTCAGCAAAAAGCCATAAATGCATTATTGATTCTTGTATTTGTGCAATTCCTGCTGGGGGTATTAACCCTTATTTATGCGGTGCCTGTATGGCTTGGGGTAGCTCACCAGGTGGGGGCATTTTTCCTGCTGGCAGGCATGACATTCACCCTGCACAGATTCACCAGATAG
- a CDS encoding ABC transporter ATP-binding protein encodes METILTLNNLTKNYGSLTAVNNLSFTIKKGNVYGILGPNGSGKSTTLGMVLNVVNKTSGDFHWFDGNDSTHEALKKVGAIIEHPNFYPYMTAAQNLALVCKIKGVKPEKITEKLELVGLLDRKDSKFRTFSLGMKQRLAIASALLNDPEILILDEPTNGLDPQGIHQIREIIRKIASMGTTILLASHLLDEVEKVCSHVVIIRKGEKLYSGPVDEMNASHGFFELKCSETEKLQALLSEHPAIGKINSKDGLVTAFLDEPMDAETLNSYLFSKGIVLSYLVKRKESLEEQFLQLTNQISN; translated from the coding sequence TTGGAGACAATACTCACCTTAAATAATCTTACCAAGAACTATGGTTCTTTAACGGCCGTGAATAACCTTTCCTTTACCATAAAAAAAGGAAATGTCTACGGGATACTGGGACCAAATGGCAGTGGTAAATCCACCACCCTTGGAATGGTCCTGAACGTCGTTAATAAGACTTCCGGGGATTTTCACTGGTTTGACGGTAATGACTCTACCCACGAAGCCCTCAAAAAAGTTGGAGCTATTATAGAACATCCAAACTTTTACCCATATATGACCGCAGCACAAAATCTTGCACTGGTATGTAAGATCAAGGGAGTAAAGCCTGAGAAGATCACAGAGAAACTGGAACTTGTTGGTTTACTTGACAGGAAAGACAGCAAATTCCGTACCTTTTCCCTGGGGATGAAACAGCGGCTTGCTATAGCCTCTGCCCTATTGAATGATCCAGAGATCCTAATCCTCGACGAGCCTACCAATGGCCTGGATCCCCAGGGGATCCATCAAATAAGGGAGATCATTCGCAAAATAGCATCTATGGGCACTACTATTCTGCTCGCTTCACACCTCCTGGATGAAGTAGAAAAAGTGTGTTCACATGTGGTTATTATTAGAAAAGGAGAAAAACTCTACAGCGGGCCTGTAGATGAAATGAATGCCAGCCATGGCTTCTTTGAACTTAAATGCAGTGAGACAGAAAAATTACAGGCACTTTTAAGTGAGCATCCTGCCATAGGAAAGATAAATTCTAAGGATGGACTGGTTACCGCATTCCTCGATGAACCTATGGACGCAGAGACTCTCAACTCATACCTCTTCAGCAAGGGTATCGTGCTGTCTTATCTTGTAAAGAGAAAAGAAAGTCTTGAAGAACAATTCCTGCAACTAACCAACCAAATCTCCAACTAA
- a CDS encoding plasmid pRiA4b ORF-3 family protein, protein MVYRFRVILDAEEDVFRDIELLQESTLEDFHNSIINAFGFDGTEMASFYISDEDWNQGQEISQFDVSDGEESVMLMNETKLDSVVSEDQTKLIYVYDFLNMWTFLIELGEIAEIEEGRDYPNLMFVHGQIPLEAPDKEFVAEKDEFGDNFDEDFDLDDYDDLPFDENWN, encoded by the coding sequence ATGGTTTATCGATTTCGGGTTATTCTTGATGCAGAAGAAGATGTGTTCAGGGATATAGAACTTTTACAGGAAAGTACCCTCGAAGATTTTCACAATTCCATCATTAACGCTTTTGGGTTTGATGGCACAGAAATGGCATCATTCTACATTAGTGATGAAGATTGGAACCAGGGGCAGGAGATCTCCCAATTTGACGTAAGTGACGGGGAGGAATCGGTAATGCTAATGAATGAAACGAAACTGGACAGTGTAGTTTCTGAAGACCAAACCAAGCTTATTTACGTCTATGACTTCCTGAATATGTGGACGTTCCTTATCGAACTTGGAGAAATAGCTGAAATTGAAGAAGGTCGCGATTATCCAAATTTGATGTTCGTGCACGGGCAGATCCCTCTCGAGGCACCCGATAAGGAGTTTGTTGCAGAAAAGGATGAATTCGGAGATAATTTTGACGAGGATTTCGATCTTGACGATTACGATGACCTACCTTTTGACGAAAACTGGAATTAA
- a CDS encoding ABC transporter permease: MLRLLNIEFHKLKYSRSAKILTGIYFILITFIALIASVEFPIGQVNFRLADQGIFNFPFIWHFNSYIAATLKLFLAIVIVSMMSNEYSNRTLKQNLIDGLSKKEFILSKFLTVVLFSGISTLFLFIVTIILGYSFSDYNEISIVFSDMEYLLAYFIKLTGFFTFCMFLGVLVKRSAFALGFLFIWWIFESIVYGLLTWKLFKDMNYVADNIMQFFPLASMSNLVVEPFSRLNFIQTAASQLGSEFTKDYGVHWYQLLIVIAWTLLFVYLSLALLKKRDL; this comes from the coding sequence ATGTTACGTTTACTCAATATAGAATTCCATAAATTAAAATACAGCAGGTCTGCCAAAATATTGACCGGTATCTATTTTATCCTTATTACTTTCATCGCCCTCATTGCCTCTGTTGAATTTCCAATAGGACAGGTAAATTTCCGCCTGGCCGACCAGGGAATTTTTAATTTCCCTTTCATCTGGCATTTCAACAGCTATATCGCTGCCACCCTAAAGTTGTTCCTGGCAATTGTGATAGTCTCAATGATGTCCAATGAATACAGCAACAGGACTTTAAAACAAAATCTTATTGATGGACTGAGCAAGAAAGAATTTATTCTCTCAAAATTTCTTACGGTAGTGCTTTTCTCCGGCATTTCCACTTTATTTCTGTTTATCGTGACCATTATCCTTGGCTATTCTTTTTCAGATTATAATGAGATCTCGATAGTATTTTCAGATATGGAATACCTGCTGGCATATTTTATAAAACTCACCGGGTTCTTCACCTTTTGTATGTTCCTGGGAGTTTTGGTGAAACGATCGGCTTTTGCCCTGGGTTTCCTTTTCATTTGGTGGATATTTGAAAGCATTGTCTATGGACTGCTCACCTGGAAGTTATTCAAGGATATGAATTATGTGGCAGATAATATTATGCAGTTCTTCCCCCTCGCCTCTATGAGCAACCTGGTAGTAGAACCTTTTTCCAGGCTCAATTTCATACAGACAGCTGCATCGCAATTGGGATCTGAATTTACAAAGGATTATGGGGTACACTGGTACCAACTGCTTATAGTGATTGCCTGGACTCTCCTCTTTGTATATCTATCTTTGGCTTTGCTGAAAAAAAGAGATCTTTAA
- the uvrB gene encoding excinuclease ABC subunit UvrB: protein MKFTIKSVYKPTGDQPQAIKQLVGGINKNDQYQTLLGVTGSGKTFTVANVIEKVQKPTLVLAHNKTLAAQLYSEFKQFFPDNAIEYFVSYYDYYQPEAFIPSSGTYIEKDLSINEEIEKLRLSTTSSLLSGRRDVLVVASVSCLYGIGNPVEFQKNVVSIERDMHISRTKFLHRLVQSLYSRTEADFNHGNFRIKGDTVDVFPSYADNAFRIHFFGDDIEEIEAFDPQTNEVVEKYDRLNIYPANMFVTSPDVLQGAIREIQDDLVKQVDYFQDIGKHLEAKRLDERTNFDLEMIRELGYCSGIENYSRYLDGRLPGTRPFCLLDYFPDDYLMVVDESHVTIPQVHAMYGGDRSRKETLVDYGFRLPAAMDNRPLKFEEFEALQNQVIYVSATPADYELTKTEGVYVEQVIRPTGLLDPIIEIRPSLNQIDDLLEEIQVRAEKDQRVLVTTLTKRMAEELTKYLTRVDVRCRYIHSDVDTLERVEIMNDLRRGIFDVLIGVNLLREGLDLPEVSLVAILDADKEGFLRSNRSLTQTIGRAARHLEGKAIMYADKITDSMQKTIDETEYRREKQIAYNTKHNITPTALVKAFNETLIKRKEEAYKIETAPTLKAAEKETAYFSKGQLEKRIREKRKEMEAAAKDLDFMTAARLRDEIKMLQEKTQALAQ from the coding sequence ATGAAGTTCACGATAAAATCAGTTTACAAACCTACCGGGGACCAGCCACAGGCAATCAAACAGCTGGTAGGCGGTATAAATAAAAATGACCAGTACCAAACCCTTCTTGGGGTTACAGGATCGGGTAAAACCTTTACGGTGGCAAATGTCATTGAAAAAGTGCAAAAACCTACTTTGGTGCTGGCACATAACAAGACCCTTGCTGCGCAGTTATATTCAGAATTCAAACAATTTTTCCCGGACAATGCGATTGAGTATTTTGTTAGTTATTACGATTACTATCAGCCGGAAGCATTTATTCCGTCTTCCGGAACTTATATAGAAAAGGATCTCTCCATCAATGAGGAAATAGAAAAATTGCGACTTAGTACCACCTCTTCCCTTTTAAGCGGAAGACGTGATGTGCTCGTTGTTGCTTCGGTTTCTTGTTTATATGGTATAGGGAACCCTGTGGAATTTCAGAAGAACGTGGTTTCCATAGAAAGGGATATGCATATCTCCCGAACAAAATTCCTGCACCGACTGGTACAGAGTTTATACTCCAGGACTGAAGCAGATTTTAACCACGGTAATTTCAGAATTAAAGGAGATACTGTAGATGTATTTCCAAGTTATGCAGATAATGCTTTCCGAATACATTTCTTTGGAGATGATATTGAGGAGATCGAGGCATTTGATCCCCAGACCAATGAGGTGGTGGAAAAATACGACCGGCTTAATATCTATCCTGCCAATATGTTCGTAACGTCTCCCGATGTGTTGCAGGGAGCTATCCGTGAAATACAGGATGACCTTGTAAAACAAGTGGATTACTTCCAGGACATTGGAAAGCACCTGGAGGCAAAGAGATTGGATGAGCGTACCAATTTCGATTTGGAAATGATCCGGGAACTGGGATATTGTTCCGGGATCGAGAATTATTCCAGGTATCTTGATGGCAGACTTCCGGGAACACGGCCGTTCTGTCTTCTGGATTACTTCCCAGATGATTATTTGATGGTTGTGGATGAGAGCCACGTTACCATTCCGCAGGTACACGCTATGTATGGCGGGGACAGGTCCAGGAAGGAAACCCTGGTGGATTATGGTTTCAGGTTACCGGCGGCTATGGATAACCGTCCGCTGAAATTTGAAGAATTTGAAGCGCTTCAGAATCAGGTGATCTATGTAAGTGCTACCCCTGCAGATTATGAACTCACCAAAACAGAAGGGGTTTATGTGGAACAGGTAATTAGACCAACCGGACTACTGGACCCAATCATCGAAATAAGGCCAAGCTTAAATCAAATTGATGACCTGCTTGAGGAAATACAGGTTCGGGCAGAGAAAGATCAAAGGGTTCTTGTAACCACGCTGACCAAAAGGATGGCAGAGGAGCTTACAAAATACCTTACCCGGGTAGATGTGAGGTGTAGGTACATACATTCTGATGTTGATACCCTGGAAAGGGTCGAGATCATGAACGACCTTAGGAGAGGGATCTTCGATGTGCTTATAGGTGTAAACCTGTTAAGGGAAGGACTGGATCTTCCCGAAGTATCCCTGGTTGCGATCCTGGATGCCGACAAAGAAGGTTTCCTGCGAAGCAACCGTTCCTTAACCCAGACTATAGGACGTGCGGCCAGACACCTGGAAGGAAAGGCTATTATGTATGCAGATAAGATCACAGATAGTATGCAGAAAACCATTGATGAAACTGAATACCGCAGGGAAAAACAGATAGCTTACAACACGAAACACAATATTACTCCTACAGCTCTAGTCAAAGCCTTCAATGAGACCCTTATTAAGAGAAAAGAAGAGGCATACAAGATAGAAACTGCACCTACTCTCAAAGCGGCTGAAAAAGAGACTGCTTATTTTAGCAAAGGTCAGCTCGAGAAAAGGATTCGGGAAAAACGCAAGGAGATGGAAGCTGCGGCAAAGGACCTGGATTTCATGACCGCAGCGAGGCTTAGGGATGAGATCAAGATGCTTCAGGAAAAAACCCAGGCACTGGCGCAATAG
- a CDS encoding nucleoid-associated protein, producing the protein MINLYNAQIESLSIHRVGNKSRNENIFLSETPFQLNDEITPLIKEYFLKPFREKEENYYQFFHETDLEFNELYNLSNQIFDAPDTVHEVSKKINTLLFEQSAHPHIKSGEVYVVYFENMLLDNEKVPAIGIFKSELKHDFLQFQEKGSVLEMIIQQGINLNKLDKGALIFNKNRAEGYKILSVDSNKYDTKYWLENFLGVDVLADDNFYTKKYLKFCQNFAKDVVFPAEDKKEEVMFMNRSVDYFAKNDAFEESAFMNSVIDNPALIPEFNNYKTEKAPKYKIEDLTSFPIANNAVTAARKSIKNVINLDTNIQIKMDFVNPESAEKFVEKGWDEEKQMYYYLVYFNKEEKS; encoded by the coding sequence ATGATCAACTTATATAACGCTCAAATTGAATCTCTTTCTATTCACAGGGTTGGAAACAAAAGCCGGAATGAGAATATCTTTTTGTCTGAAACTCCTTTTCAGCTCAACGATGAGATCACTCCACTTATCAAGGAATATTTTCTAAAACCCTTCAGGGAAAAAGAAGAGAATTACTACCAGTTCTTTCACGAAACAGATCTTGAATTCAATGAGCTTTATAATCTTTCAAACCAGATCTTTGACGCTCCCGATACTGTACACGAGGTTAGCAAGAAAATAAACACCCTTCTTTTCGAGCAGTCTGCCCACCCTCATATAAAAAGCGGGGAAGTATATGTGGTATATTTTGAGAATATGCTTCTGGATAATGAGAAGGTACCTGCCATAGGGATATTTAAATCTGAATTAAAGCATGATTTCCTTCAGTTCCAGGAAAAAGGCAGTGTTTTGGAGATGATCATTCAGCAGGGGATCAACCTTAACAAGCTTGATAAGGGAGCGCTTATATTCAATAAGAACAGGGCTGAAGGTTACAAAATCCTTTCAGTAGACTCCAATAAATATGATACCAAGTACTGGCTGGAAAATTTCCTTGGGGTTGATGTACTTGCAGATGATAATTTCTACACCAAGAAGTATTTAAAATTCTGCCAGAACTTTGCCAAAGATGTTGTTTTCCCGGCGGAAGATAAAAAAGAAGAGGTGATGTTCATGAACCGAAGTGTGGATTACTTTGCCAAAAATGACGCTTTTGAGGAATCTGCCTTTATGAATTCTGTTATTGATAACCCGGCTCTTATCCCTGAATTCAATAATTATAAAACAGAAAAAGCCCCGAAATACAAGATTGAGGACCTAACCTCCTTCCCTATTGCCAACAACGCTGTTACTGCTGCCAGAAAATCGATCAAAAACGTGATCAACCTGGACACCAATATCCAGATAAAAATGGATTTTGTGAATCCGGAATCTGCAGAGAAATTCGTGGAAAAAGGCTGGGATGAGGAAAAGCAAATGTATTACTACCTGGTTTACTTTAATAAAGAGGAGAAAAGCTAG